In Sphingomonas psychrotolerans, the following proteins share a genomic window:
- the tpiA gene encoding triose-phosphate isomerase, with protein MRRRLIAGNWKMHGLKAQLGEVEAIAAAAAANPQIDVALCVPFTLIAPAVAVAGALPIGAQDVHAADKGAHTGCTSGEMLRECGATLTIVGHSERRGDQHETGHDAWAKAVAARRHGLQVILCCGETAAERDAGRAERIVQSQIEKSLPDGASADWLTLAYEPRWAIGTGKTPTLEDIAAIHAIARAKLRAMVGDAADGIRILYGGSLTGANAVEILAVDNVDGALVGGASLTAGKFVPIIEAAASLP; from the coding sequence ATGCGTCGCAGGTTGATCGCCGGAAACTGGAAGATGCACGGGCTGAAGGCGCAACTCGGCGAAGTCGAGGCGATCGCGGCCGCCGCGGCGGCTAATCCACAGATCGATGTCGCCTTGTGCGTCCCCTTCACATTGATCGCCCCGGCGGTGGCAGTGGCAGGGGCGCTGCCGATCGGCGCGCAGGATGTGCATGCGGCCGACAAGGGCGCGCATACCGGCTGCACCTCGGGCGAGATGCTGCGCGAATGCGGCGCGACCCTGACGATCGTCGGCCATTCGGAACGCCGCGGCGACCAGCACGAGACCGGCCACGACGCCTGGGCCAAGGCAGTGGCGGCACGGCGGCACGGGCTGCAGGTGATCCTGTGCTGTGGCGAGACCGCGGCCGAGCGCGATGCCGGACGCGCCGAGCGGATCGTCCAGTCGCAGATCGAGAAGTCGCTGCCCGACGGCGCCTCGGCCGACTGGCTGACGCTCGCGTACGAGCCTCGTTGGGCGATCGGGACGGGCAAGACCCCGACGCTCGAGGACATCGCCGCGATCCACGCGATTGCGCGGGCGAAGCTCCGCGCGATGGTAGGCGACGCGGCCGACGGAATTCGCATCCTCTATGGCGGATCGCTGACCGGCGCGAATGCGGTGGAGATCCTCGCGGTGGACAATGTCGATGGTGCTTTGGTCGGTGGCGCCAGCCTGACGGCGGGCAAGTTCGTGCCGATCATCGAGGCCGCGGCTTCGCTTCCCTGA
- a CDS encoding MFS transporter: protein MSAAHPRLTLVACILASSLAFIDGSVTNVALPAIGTDLGATPAELQWTINAYLLPLSALLLIGGAAGDHFGRRKLLVIGIAIFALASAACALAADLTQLLAARAVQGVGAAILLPNSLATLGHAFTGEARGKAIGTWAGVGAIAGAVGPPLGGWLVDAIGWRAIFYINVPVAAAAILIALRYVEESAEGELPLDLPGAFAATVALGALTWALTLWSSHGAFDSTVAIGLISGLLAILLFLWIEHRRGARAMMPFAMFGSRAFAGLTLLTFLLYGALGGVLLLLPFVLIEAAGYTALQAGLALLPMPLGMGLASRVMGRLTARVGPRWPLTIGAFIVAIGFALLVLVDAGAPYWTSVFPGCLIIAIGMSSVAAPLTTAVLASVDDTHAGTASGFNSAIARTGGLIATAIAGAVISSAGPSLIAAFHGGALVGAGLAAVSSAAALLTLGPGSTPSSQSRAEKLREAKPRPR, encoded by the coding sequence ATGTCCGCCGCGCATCCCAGGCTCACCCTCGTCGCCTGCATCCTCGCCTCCAGCCTCGCCTTCATCGATGGCTCGGTCACCAATGTCGCGCTGCCGGCGATCGGCACGGATCTCGGCGCGACTCCAGCCGAGCTGCAATGGACGATCAACGCCTATCTGCTGCCGTTATCGGCGCTGTTGCTGATCGGCGGCGCGGCGGGAGACCATTTCGGCCGACGCAAGCTGCTCGTCATCGGCATTGCGATCTTTGCCCTTGCTTCAGCGGCCTGCGCGCTGGCGGCGGATCTGACCCAGCTCCTCGCCGCGCGCGCGGTGCAGGGCGTCGGCGCGGCGATCCTGCTTCCGAACAGCCTGGCGACGCTCGGCCACGCCTTCACCGGCGAGGCGCGCGGCAAGGCGATCGGCACCTGGGCCGGGGTCGGCGCGATCGCCGGCGCGGTCGGCCCGCCGCTCGGCGGCTGGCTGGTCGATGCGATCGGCTGGCGCGCAATCTTCTATATCAACGTGCCGGTGGCGGCCGCCGCGATCCTGATCGCTTTGCGCTATGTCGAGGAGAGCGCCGAGGGCGAATTGCCGCTCGACCTGCCCGGCGCGTTTGCCGCGACCGTGGCGCTGGGCGCACTCACCTGGGCGCTCACGCTCTGGTCGAGTCACGGCGCCTTCGACTCCACCGTCGCGATCGGCCTCATCTCGGGGCTGCTCGCCATCTTGCTGTTCCTGTGGATCGAACATCGTCGCGGTGCCCGCGCGATGATGCCGTTCGCGATGTTCGGCTCGCGCGCCTTTGCCGGGCTGACCCTGCTCACTTTCCTGCTCTACGGCGCGCTCGGCGGGGTGCTGCTGCTCCTGCCTTTCGTGCTGATCGAGGCGGCCGGCTATACCGCGCTGCAGGCGGGTCTTGCATTGTTGCCGATGCCGCTCGGTATGGGGCTCGCCTCACGGGTGATGGGGCGGCTGACCGCACGGGTCGGGCCACGCTGGCCGCTCACCATCGGCGCTTTCATCGTCGCGATCGGCTTCGCATTGCTCGTGCTGGTCGATGCGGGCGCCCCTTATTGGACCTCGGTGTTCCCCGGCTGCCTGATCATCGCGATCGGCATGTCGAGCGTCGCGGCGCCGCTCACCACCGCCGTGCTCGCCTCGGTCGACGACACCCATGCCGGCACCGCCTCCGGGTTCAACAGCGCGATCGCGCGCACCGGCGGGCTGATCGCCACTGCGATCGCCGGCGCGGTGATATCGAGCGCCGGGCCGAGCCTGATCGCCGCCTTCCATGGCGGGGCGCTGGTCGGCGCCGGCCTCGCCGCCGTATCGAGCGCGGCGGCGCTGCTGACGCTCGGCCCCGGCTCGACACCGTCGAGCCAATCACGCGCAGAAAAGCTCAGGGAAGCGAAGCCGCGGCCTCGATGA